Proteins from a single region of Chryseomicrobium sp. FSL W7-1435:
- a CDS encoding M3 family oligoendopeptidase has product MTTQFQEYTYERPDMSTLQTNAKQALEAFKTASSYEEQNEAIQTLNQLRADFSTMANLVYIRASIDTNDDFYQNERDYFDQISPEMEEIVTEYYKALVESPFRSNLEERWGQQLFDLAEFQIKSFSPEIMPLLQKENKLASDYSKLVASAQVEFDGETLTLAQLGPFAESTDRATRKKAKEASFGFFAEHEEKFDSIYDELVKVRTEIAHTMGYKNFVELGYIRMNRIDYNAEMVKTFRDQVRDYIVPVATKLYEKQANRIGVEKLKHYDEPLTFLTGNATPQGSPEWIIDGGKKMYEELSPETDEFFKFMLDRNLMDLVAKKGKEAGGYCTFIENHDSPFIFSNFNGTSGDIDVLTHEAGHAFQVFSSRNIGIPEYIWPTFESAEIHSMSMEFFTWPWMENFFKDQTEKYKYSHLMSGLLFLPYGVAVDEFQHVVYENPEMTPAERKAAWKKIEQTYLPHRDYDGNPYLEEGAFWQRQGHIYASPFYYIDYTLAQICAFQFWKRSREDFDGAWKDYLYLCTLGGSLPFTKLVEAANLKSPFEQGSIEGVVEEIESYLNSVDDEAL; this is encoded by the coding sequence ATGACGACACAATTCCAAGAGTATACATATGAACGTCCTGATATGTCCACTCTTCAAACAAACGCTAAACAAGCACTTGAAGCCTTCAAAACTGCGTCTTCTTATGAAGAGCAAAATGAAGCCATTCAAACTTTGAACCAACTACGCGCAGACTTCTCAACGATGGCCAACTTAGTGTATATCCGTGCATCTATTGATACTAACGATGACTTCTACCAAAACGAGCGTGATTATTTTGATCAGATTTCGCCAGAGATGGAAGAAATCGTGACCGAGTACTACAAAGCCCTTGTTGAATCTCCTTTCCGTTCCAACTTGGAAGAACGTTGGGGGCAGCAACTATTTGATTTAGCTGAATTTCAAATCAAATCATTCTCTCCAGAAATCATGCCACTGCTTCAAAAAGAGAACAAGCTGGCATCTGATTACTCGAAACTTGTGGCATCTGCCCAAGTCGAATTTGATGGGGAGACGTTGACACTTGCTCAACTTGGACCCTTTGCTGAATCGACGGACCGCGCGACACGCAAGAAAGCAAAAGAAGCATCATTTGGTTTCTTCGCTGAACATGAGGAGAAGTTTGATTCAATCTATGATGAACTCGTCAAAGTAAGAACAGAAATCGCGCATACAATGGGCTATAAAAACTTTGTAGAGCTTGGTTACATTCGTATGAACCGTATCGATTATAATGCTGAAATGGTCAAGACGTTCCGCGACCAAGTACGCGACTACATCGTTCCTGTTGCGACAAAGCTTTATGAGAAACAAGCTAATCGCATTGGTGTGGAAAAGCTCAAGCATTACGATGAGCCGCTAACATTCTTAACGGGCAATGCCACTCCTCAAGGATCACCTGAATGGATCATCGATGGTGGGAAGAAAATGTATGAAGAGCTTTCTCCTGAGACGGACGAGTTTTTCAAATTCATGCTCGACCGCAACCTGATGGACCTTGTAGCTAAAAAAGGAAAAGAAGCTGGCGGCTATTGCACATTTATTGAAAATCATGATTCACCGTTTATCTTCTCGAACTTTAACGGGACATCTGGTGATATCGATGTCTTAACGCATGAAGCAGGTCACGCTTTCCAAGTGTTCTCAAGCCGCAATATCGGTATTCCAGAGTACATCTGGCCAACGTTTGAATCTGCCGAGATCCATTCTATGAGCATGGAATTCTTCACATGGCCTTGGATGGAAAACTTCTTTAAGGACCAAACAGAAAAGTACAAGTATTCTCATTTGATGAGCGGTCTATTATTCCTTCCTTATGGGGTTGCTGTCGATGAGTTCCAGCATGTCGTTTATGAAAATCCAGAAATGACACCTGCTGAACGTAAGGCTGCTTGGAAAAAAATCGAACAAACCTACCTTCCTCATAGAGATTACGATGGCAATCCTTATCTAGAAGAAGGTGCTTTCTGGCAACGTCAAGGTCATATCTATGCATCGCCTTTCTACTATATAGATTACACATTAGCGCAAATCTGTGCGTTCCAATTCTGGAAACGTTCACGTGAAGATTTTGATGGCGCTTGGAAAGACTACTTGTATCTATGCACACTTGGTGGCTCTCTTCCATTTACAAAATTAGTAGAGGCTGCGAACTTAAAATCTCCTTTCGAACAAGGGAGTATTGAAGGTGTTGTAGAGGAAATTGAATCATATTTGAACAGTGTGGATGACGAAGCATTATAA
- a CDS encoding calcium/sodium antiporter: MTYLLLLVGFALLVKGADYFVEGASKIAQSLRVSPLLIGLTIVAFGTSAPEASVSFIAAFEGNSDVAIGNVVGSNIFNITFILGVTALVFPLLVQSETIRKEIPFALLGSVALLLLISDIQLQALDSNLITRTEGIMLLLFFAVFLYYIFEVARKDRLNTEENPVDSANISKLKNSLLTIGGLAGIVFGGTLVVDNSIEIALALGMSETLVGLTIVAVGTSLPELVTSVTAALKKQVDIALGNIIGSNIFNIFFILGTSAAISPLTVDSKIFSDVWLMIGVTVLVIILARTKYKISRIEGSVLAVIYIVYVVYIILRN, from the coding sequence TTGACTTATCTTTTATTATTGGTAGGATTTGCTCTTTTAGTTAAGGGAGCTGATTATTTTGTGGAAGGCGCTTCAAAAATAGCGCAAAGCTTGAGGGTGTCGCCTTTATTGATCGGCTTGACGATTGTCGCATTCGGTACAAGCGCGCCGGAAGCGTCGGTCAGTTTTATCGCAGCGTTCGAAGGAAACAGTGATGTGGCGATCGGGAACGTCGTCGGCAGTAACATCTTCAACATCACTTTCATCTTAGGGGTGACAGCCCTCGTTTTCCCTCTGCTGGTCCAGAGTGAGACGATCCGGAAAGAAATTCCCTTCGCCTTACTGGGCTCCGTTGCCTTGCTGCTGCTCATCAGCGACATTCAACTTCAGGCGTTGGACAGCAATCTCATCACAAGAACAGAAGGCATTATGCTGCTGCTATTCTTCGCGGTTTTCCTTTACTATATCTTCGAAGTGGCAAGGAAAGATCGCCTGAACACAGAAGAAAATCCCGTTGACTCGGCGAACATATCCAAGTTGAAAAACTCGCTCTTAACAATCGGCGGACTTGCCGGCATCGTGTTCGGCGGCACCCTCGTCGTCGACAACAGTATCGAGATCGCTCTTGCACTCGGTATGAGCGAGACTTTGGTCGGCTTAACGATAGTTGCCGTAGGTACTTCGCTTCCTGAGCTCGTCACCTCTGTAACCGCAGCTTTGAAGAAGCAGGTGGACATTGCTCTGGGGAATATCATCGGCAGTAATATCTTCAACATTTTCTTCATCTTAGGAACCTCAGCAGCCATCAGTCCTTTAACTGTCGATTCGAAGATATTTTCGGATGTATGGCTGATGATCGGTGTGACAGTCCTTGTGATAATCCTTGCGAGAACCAAGTACAAGATTTCAAGGATCGAAGGTTCGGTTTTAGCCGTCATTTATATCGTTTATGTCGTTTATATTATTTTGAGAAATTAA
- a CDS encoding IS256 family transposase has protein sequence MTHLNFSVDMDLLKDSVLNSNMEAVVKSSVVLVLNAYMENERDEYLQAERYERSSERLDQRNGYYERDYTIGIGKIRLKVPRTRSGEFSTSAFEKFARCDQALMLSMLEMVVNGVSTRKVTHVVEQLCGESVSKSFVSSLTTKLDPVVKEWAARPLNVTYYPYVFVDAMYIKVREHNRVVSKAVYIATAITEDNRREILGLKVDHAESFESWQSFFQELKSRGLQSPKLVISDAHKGLKKAIQREFIGTSWQRCNVHFKRNIVDKLPKKDSEEFRLQLKRLFQAVTIEDMRNFKEDLFTAFADQPKYAKALAILDEGFDDTIQYMNEPVNRHVHIRSTNSLERLNQEVRRRERVIRIFPNTQSAFRLIGAVLMHQEKTLYSQKKSLTK, from the coding sequence ATGACCCACCTTAATTTTAGCGTAGATATGGATTTATTGAAAGACTCTGTCTTGAACTCGAACATGGAAGCCGTCGTGAAATCGTCGGTAGTTCTGGTGTTGAATGCGTACATGGAAAATGAACGGGACGAATACCTGCAAGCTGAGCGCTATGAACGCTCATCTGAGCGTCTTGACCAACGTAATGGTTATTACGAAAGGGATTACACGATCGGAATCGGAAAAATCCGACTGAAAGTGCCGCGCACGCGCAGCGGTGAGTTCTCCACTTCTGCCTTTGAAAAATTCGCTCGCTGTGACCAAGCGCTCATGCTGTCGATGCTGGAAATGGTCGTTAACGGTGTCTCCACGCGCAAAGTCACACATGTTGTCGAGCAGCTGTGCGGGGAAAGCGTCTCCAAGTCGTTCGTCTCTTCGTTAACGACCAAACTGGATCCGGTCGTCAAGGAGTGGGCCGCACGGCCACTGAACGTCACCTATTATCCGTATGTCTTTGTGGATGCCATGTACATCAAAGTGCGTGAACACAACCGTGTCGTTTCCAAAGCGGTTTATATCGCCACGGCTATAACCGAAGATAACCGCCGGGAAATCCTGGGGCTGAAAGTGGATCACGCGGAGAGCTTCGAAAGCTGGCAAAGCTTCTTCCAGGAACTCAAATCCCGAGGGCTCCAGTCGCCCAAGCTCGTCATTTCAGACGCCCATAAGGGGTTGAAAAAAGCGATCCAGCGGGAATTCATCGGCACGAGTTGGCAACGCTGTAACGTCCACTTCAAACGCAACATCGTCGATAAATTACCGAAAAAAGATTCAGAAGAATTTCGTCTTCAGCTGAAACGCCTCTTTCAGGCAGTGACCATCGAGGATATGCGTAATTTCAAAGAGGACCTGTTCACCGCTTTCGCCGACCAGCCTAAGTATGCAAAAGCACTCGCTATCTTGGATGAAGGCTTTGATGACACGATCCAATACATGAACGAGCCCGTGAACCGCCACGTCCACATCCGCAGCACCAACTCCTTGGAACGCCTGAACCAGGAGGTTCGCCGCAGAGAACGTGTCATCCGAATCTTTCCGAATACGCAATCCGCTTTCCGCCTGATTGGGGCTGTCCTCATGCACCAGGAGAAGACGCTTTATAGCCAGAAAAAGAGCTTAACAAAATAA
- the pepT gene encoding peptidase T has product MKHSLIDRLTRYAKIDTQSDAASTTTPSTEGQWDLLHLLQQELETMGMTEVSLDENGYLFATLPATTDEPLPTIGFLAHVDTATDYTGKDVKPQIVENYDGNDLVLNASTVMKVADFPELTKYQGHTLMTTDGTTLLGADNKAGIAIILTAMDYFLANPEVPHGKIRVGFTPDEEIGRGPHKFDVEAFGADYAYTMDGGPLGELQYESFNAAGARVTTHGVSVHPGSAKDKMVNAITMAMKFQSHMPPQEVPEKTDGFEGFVHLMDIHGKVEKTVMDYIIRDFDKSKFEEKKQRFHDAAQAIREQYGDSAIEVELNDQYYNMGEKITPVMEIVDQVKTIMEDLSIEPLIIPIRGGTDGSQLSYMGMPTPNIFTGGENYHGKFEYVSIENMEKATQVVQEIVKRVATTN; this is encoded by the coding sequence ATGAAACACTCACTCATCGACCGCCTAACGCGGTATGCAAAAATTGATACACAATCTGATGCAGCCAGCACAACAACACCTTCAACTGAAGGCCAATGGGACTTGTTGCACCTGCTTCAACAAGAACTAGAAACAATGGGAATGACGGAAGTTTCTCTAGATGAAAACGGCTATCTCTTTGCCACACTTCCAGCAACGACGGATGAACCACTACCAACTATCGGATTTTTAGCGCACGTAGATACAGCGACTGATTACACAGGCAAAGATGTAAAACCTCAAATCGTTGAAAACTACGACGGGAACGACTTGGTGTTGAACGCATCTACAGTCATGAAAGTAGCAGACTTCCCTGAACTGACGAAGTATCAAGGGCATACATTGATGACCACCGATGGGACAACTCTTTTAGGTGCTGACAACAAAGCTGGCATTGCCATTATTTTGACGGCTATGGATTACTTCTTAGCAAACCCTGAAGTGCCCCATGGTAAAATTCGTGTTGGCTTCACACCTGACGAAGAAATCGGACGTGGACCTCACAAATTTGATGTAGAAGCATTTGGTGCAGATTATGCTTACACGATGGATGGCGGCCCTCTTGGAGAGCTTCAGTATGAAAGCTTTAATGCAGCAGGTGCCCGTGTCACGACTCACGGCGTCAGCGTTCACCCAGGGTCTGCAAAGGACAAAATGGTCAATGCCATTACAATGGCCATGAAGTTCCAATCCCATATGCCACCTCAAGAAGTTCCTGAAAAAACTGACGGCTTTGAGGGCTTTGTGCATTTAATGGATATACACGGAAAAGTTGAAAAGACCGTAATGGATTACATTATTCGTGATTTTGATAAATCAAAATTTGAAGAAAAGAAACAACGATTCCACGATGCTGCCCAAGCAATCCGCGAGCAGTATGGAGACTCAGCGATTGAAGTAGAACTGAATGATCAGTACTACAACATGGGTGAGAAAATCACACCGGTGATGGAAATCGTGGATCAAGTCAAGACGATTATGGAAGACCTTTCGATTGAACCCTTGATTATTCCGATTCGTGGAGGAACAGACGGTTCTCAGCTTTCTTACATGGGGATGCCGACACCAAATATCTTTACAGGTGGCGAAAACTATCACGGGAAATTTGAGTACGTATCCATTGAAAATATGGAAAAAGCTACTCAAGTCGTGCAGGAAATCGTTAAACGTGTAGCAACCACTAACTAA
- a CDS encoding multidrug resistance efflux transporter family protein, whose product MKAIGLGILSALFFAVTFVLNHAMELSGGSWMWSASLRYFFMVPFLLVIVAFRKGLPSLTSDMKSAPKPWLLWSFVGFVLFYAPLTYAAAFGPGWLVAGMWQFTIVAGILLAPLFLTSNGTRESIPRTALVISGSILVGIVLLHLPQAESVPLSVLLLGSLPVILAAFAYPLGNRKMMLHVSGRLDPYQRVLGMTIASLPAWIALSIYAFFTVGLPSGSQVFQSFLVGISSGVIATVLFFMATELVRHNQSRLASVEATQSTEILFVVAGEMVLLALPLSD is encoded by the coding sequence ATGAAGGCAATAGGCTTGGGGATTTTGTCAGCGCTGTTTTTTGCGGTTACGTTTGTATTAAATCATGCAATGGAACTTTCAGGTGGTAGTTGGATGTGGAGCGCCTCACTCCGCTACTTCTTCATGGTTCCTTTCCTGCTTGTCATAGTCGCCTTCCGAAAAGGCCTTCCCTCCCTTACATCCGATATGAAAAGTGCTCCAAAGCCTTGGCTGCTTTGGAGCTTTGTTGGATTTGTGCTATTTTATGCACCGCTTACCTATGCGGCTGCGTTTGGTCCCGGATGGCTTGTTGCCGGCATGTGGCAGTTTACAATTGTTGCAGGTATCTTACTGGCACCGCTGTTCCTAACATCAAACGGAACTCGAGAATCGATTCCTCGAACTGCTCTTGTGATTTCGGGCAGCATCCTCGTTGGGATTGTTCTTTTGCATCTCCCGCAAGCTGAAAGCGTTCCACTGTCTGTACTTTTGCTCGGTTCGTTGCCTGTCATACTAGCCGCTTTTGCCTATCCACTTGGCAATCGCAAGATGATGCTGCACGTCAGTGGCCGACTTGATCCCTACCAACGCGTACTCGGGATGACCATCGCTTCTCTCCCAGCATGGATTGCGCTTTCCATCTACGCGTTCTTTACTGTTGGACTCCCTTCTGGCAGCCAAGTATTTCAATCCTTTTTGGTCGGAATCAGTTCAGGCGTCATTGCCACTGTCCTGTTTTTCATGGCTACTGAATTAGTCCGGCACAATCAAAGTCGCCTCGCTTCTGTGGAGGCCACACAATCGACTGAGATCCTGTTTGTCGTTGCTGGAGAAATGGTACTTCTTGCCCTTCCACTATCAGATTGA
- a CDS encoding aromatic acid exporter family protein, producing MDITFGPRIFKTGVAVIIAIYICGFFGLDNIAFAAVAAILAVQPSLYRTWKHLPDQLITNTLGASISLFFIYFLGENPITIGLVIMIMISLSLKLKMDSTIPLTLVTVAAIMTSGAGEDLYFALERFSVILIGTISAILVNLVVFPPKYKKSFSTNIHSAFQQMSLLLRTAISNELTEGSNQDLSRNFKKELENLVEQFKLFDEERIKFGKSRTKQLNDREMIVFRQMLKTLEEGNQLLEKIDDHYFQSKSEKSVNQLFDQYLEELIKYHEYLFLKYQGKIKEFQHSDADMLNRRNEFYDSVLSLSKENQEKNIRLMIVASALFDYTFHLHRLDQLLNQSQK from the coding sequence ATGGATATCACTTTTGGTCCTCGCATTTTTAAAACTGGCGTAGCAGTTATAATTGCCATATACATATGTGGATTTTTCGGATTGGACAACATTGCGTTTGCAGCTGTTGCAGCTATTTTAGCTGTACAGCCATCGCTATACCGGACTTGGAAGCACTTGCCTGATCAATTGATCACAAATACGCTGGGTGCATCCATCTCGTTGTTTTTCATCTATTTTTTAGGCGAAAATCCTATCACCATCGGTTTAGTTATCATGATCATGATTTCATTAAGCTTGAAATTAAAAATGGATAGCACAATTCCGCTAACTCTTGTAACGGTAGCTGCGATCATGACTTCCGGTGCAGGTGAGGATTTGTACTTTGCCCTGGAAAGATTTTCGGTTATTTTAATAGGAACGATTTCTGCTATATTAGTTAATCTCGTTGTTTTTCCACCGAAATATAAAAAGAGCTTTTCAACTAACATCCACTCAGCTTTTCAGCAAATGTCATTATTATTAAGGACTGCAATTTCAAATGAGCTGACAGAAGGTTCCAATCAGGATCTTTCCCGTAACTTTAAGAAAGAACTTGAAAACTTAGTGGAGCAATTCAAATTGTTTGATGAGGAAAGAATCAAGTTCGGAAAATCACGAACAAAGCAATTGAATGACAGGGAAATGATTGTTTTCAGGCAGATGCTGAAGACATTAGAAGAAGGGAATCAGCTTCTCGAAAAAATTGATGACCACTACTTTCAGAGTAAGTCTGAAAAAAGCGTCAATCAGTTATTTGATCAGTACCTGGAAGAATTGATTAAATATCACGAGTATCTATTTTTGAAATATCAAGGCAAGATCAAAGAATTTCAGCATTCAGACGCAGATATGTTAAACCGAAGAAACGAATTTTATGATTCAGTGCTTTCCCTGTCTAAAGAAAACCAGGAGAAAAACATTCGATTAATGATTGTAGCATCCGCTCTTTTTGACTATACATTCCATCTCCACCGCCTGGATCAGCTGCTGAACCAGTCGCAAAAATAA
- a CDS encoding PLP-dependent transferase — protein MTHLRPETILLHGGQQPDPVTGSRAVPIHKTTSFVFQSTEHAQNLFALKEAGNIYTRIGNPTVDVFEQRVAQLEGGTAAVALSSGMSAIAFSILNIAGAGDEIVAASNLYGGTYNLFAHTLPRYGITVKFVDSTNPENFRTAVTSKTKGFFAETIGNPSLNVLDIEGVAKVANEVGVPLLIDNTFATPYGTQPIHHGAHVVIHSATKWIGGHGTTIGGVVVDGGNFDWNSDKFPGFIEPDVTYHGLRYGIDVPQVAFAIKLRVQLLRDFGPALSPEAAFSFLQGLETLHLRIPKHNENALAVANYLKQHEEVEWVNYPGLEEHPSHGLAKKYLGQGAGSILTFGVRGGKQAGQLLIDSIQLFSHVANVGDAKSLIIHPASTTHQQLGEGEELARTGVTPELVRLSIGLEHIDDILEALDAGLQAVKKAALPV, from the coding sequence ATGACACATTTACGCCCAGAAACGATTTTACTTCACGGAGGCCAGCAGCCAGACCCAGTAACCGGGTCTCGTGCAGTACCGATTCACAAAACCACTTCATTTGTTTTCCAAAGTACAGAGCATGCACAAAACTTATTTGCCTTGAAAGAAGCCGGTAACATTTATACACGCATTGGCAATCCAACCGTCGATGTGTTTGAGCAGCGTGTCGCTCAGCTTGAGGGAGGAACGGCAGCGGTCGCTCTTTCTTCTGGAATGTCAGCAATTGCGTTTTCGATTTTAAATATTGCGGGAGCAGGCGATGAGATTGTAGCGGCTTCCAACCTTTACGGTGGAACCTACAACCTATTTGCCCACACATTACCTCGCTACGGAATTACTGTGAAGTTTGTGGATTCGACGAACCCTGAAAACTTCCGGACGGCCGTTACTTCAAAAACAAAAGGCTTCTTTGCTGAAACGATTGGTAACCCAAGTTTAAATGTTTTGGATATTGAGGGAGTCGCGAAAGTGGCCAATGAGGTGGGAGTACCTTTACTAATCGATAACACGTTTGCTACTCCATACGGCACACAACCAATTCATCATGGCGCACACGTCGTCATCCATTCTGCTACAAAATGGATTGGAGGACACGGGACGACGATCGGTGGAGTGGTAGTCGATGGTGGGAATTTTGACTGGAACTCCGATAAATTTCCTGGTTTCATCGAGCCAGACGTGACTTATCATGGTTTACGGTATGGAATTGATGTACCCCAAGTAGCTTTTGCGATTAAGCTGCGCGTGCAACTGCTACGAGATTTTGGACCGGCTTTGAGTCCAGAAGCTGCTTTTTCCTTCCTGCAAGGGTTAGAGACACTTCACTTACGCATCCCGAAGCATAATGAGAATGCATTGGCGGTTGCTAACTATTTGAAGCAGCATGAAGAAGTCGAATGGGTCAATTACCCGGGTCTTGAAGAGCACCCATCTCATGGACTAGCAAAAAAATATCTTGGCCAAGGAGCGGGCTCCATCCTGACGTTTGGCGTGAGAGGTGGAAAGCAGGCAGGACAACTACTGATTGATTCCATTCAGTTGTTCTCTCATGTGGCGAACGTAGGCGATGCGAAGTCTTTAATCATTCATCCAGCATCCACAACGCACCAGCAGCTTGGCGAAGGGGAAGAATTGGCACGTACAGGGGTCACGCCAGAATTAGTTCGTTTATCTATTGGCCTTGAACATATTGACGATATTTTAGAAGCATTGGATGCGGGATTACAAGCAGTGAAAAAGGCAGCTCTTCCTGTCTAA
- a CDS encoding homoserine dehydrogenase yields the protein MAKLRAAILGYGTVGQGIYRILQDKREELQRSLGLDIEVGAILVHDLEKPRPATPGVLITDKFEDILAIPGLQVVFEAIVGEEPAYSYLCQAIDKGCHVITANKVMFSRYHIDLHERAKSKGVYIGYEATTAGGVPVIKTLKNLLQVNSVHRIQGILNGTSNYILTSMRSDNSAFDAALRDAQALGYAEADPYNDVSGMDAFHKLMILSALAFDKQPERHEVDVKGIDTITLEDVQLAQTNGLRYRHVAEIVQHPDGRLEASVGPQLVGPDHPLYAIEGVNNAVAVDTNYIGTLTLVGPGAGMYPTASVMVEDYAEIIGKRAGFMISI from the coding sequence ATGGCAAAATTACGCGCAGCAATTTTAGGGTACGGAACAGTAGGTCAGGGGATTTACCGCATCTTACAAGACAAACGAGAAGAGCTACAACGGTCTCTTGGTCTTGATATAGAAGTGGGGGCGATTCTAGTACATGATTTAGAAAAGCCACGTCCCGCCACTCCTGGGGTCCTGATCACAGACAAATTTGAAGACATCTTGGCCATCCCTGGATTGCAAGTGGTGTTCGAAGCAATTGTTGGAGAAGAGCCGGCTTACAGTTACTTGTGCCAGGCAATCGACAAAGGCTGTCATGTCATTACGGCAAACAAAGTAATGTTTTCTCGCTACCACATTGATTTACATGAACGAGCAAAATCAAAAGGCGTCTACATTGGGTATGAAGCGACTACTGCAGGCGGTGTCCCAGTTATCAAGACGCTAAAAAACTTGCTGCAGGTCAACTCTGTCCACCGGATTCAGGGAATTTTGAATGGGACGTCCAACTATATTTTGACGTCTATGCGCTCAGACAATAGTGCATTTGATGCGGCACTACGTGATGCACAGGCGCTAGGTTATGCGGAAGCAGACCCTTACAATGATGTATCGGGAATGGACGCTTTCCATAAATTGATGATTTTAAGTGCGCTCGCGTTTGATAAACAACCGGAACGTCATGAAGTAGATGTGAAGGGGATCGATACGATTACACTCGAAGATGTACAGCTGGCGCAAACTAACGGACTTCGCTACCGCCACGTGGCAGAAATCGTCCAGCATCCAGATGGACGTCTAGAAGCTTCAGTCGGTCCACAACTGGTCGGTCCGGATCATCCTCTTTATGCAATCGAGGGAGTGAACAATGCAGTGGCGGTCGATACAAACTATATCGGAACGCTTACTCTTGTAGGGCCGGGAGCCGGGATGTATCCGACAGCTAGCGTGATGGTAGAAGATTATGCAGAGATTATCGGCAAACGTGCTGGGTTTATGATTTCTATTTAG
- a CDS encoding STAS domain-containing protein produces MTPEQKLYEYLVNNTWDLTEDWYAALDKNSTSGVYASTDPTVIQTIKQQNHGFHERFCKLFKEEEDVFVKHFEEWVIEIARDPEHLNTPLHFILQEFFNTQQQYITLLYQYERQEDDLPHETVQQWIASVTKMFGKLMTWFTEEHHKYSISKLRAQQEMINELSTPVISLSKGVALLPLVGDIDTNRAKYIFENALTQCTQKRVHSLLIDISGVAIIDTMVAQQIFQLIEALRLLGVESTLSGIRPEIAQTAVQLGINFQDINTISTIERAVQRLFTEK; encoded by the coding sequence ATGACACCCGAGCAGAAGCTCTATGAGTACCTAGTAAACAATACCTGGGATTTAACCGAGGATTGGTATGCAGCACTTGATAAAAATTCCACAAGTGGAGTCTATGCTTCGACGGACCCTACTGTGATTCAAACGATCAAGCAACAAAATCACGGTTTTCATGAACGTTTTTGTAAACTTTTTAAAGAAGAAGAGGACGTTTTTGTAAAACATTTTGAGGAATGGGTTATAGAAATTGCCCGTGACCCAGAACATTTGAACACACCTCTCCATTTCATCCTTCAAGAATTTTTCAATACGCAACAACAATACATTACTCTCTTGTATCAATATGAACGACAAGAAGACGATTTACCCCACGAAACTGTCCAACAGTGGATAGCATCGGTCACGAAGATGTTTGGGAAATTGATGACCTGGTTCACAGAAGAACATCACAAGTACTCTATATCAAAATTACGTGCTCAACAAGAAATGATCAATGAATTGAGTACGCCTGTCATCTCTCTAAGCAAAGGTGTGGCATTGCTCCCACTTGTAGGGGACATCGACACGAATCGCGCCAAATACATCTTTGAAAACGCCTTGACCCAGTGTACACAAAAACGCGTCCATAGTTTACTTATTGACATCTCGGGTGTAGCCATTATTGATACGATGGTCGCCCAGCAAATTTTCCAACTAATCGAAGCGCTTCGCCTTCTTGGTGTTGAGTCGACTCTTTCAGGCATTCGCCCTGAGATTGCCCAAACAGCTGTCCAATTAGGTATAAACTTCCAAGATATTAATACCATCTCTACTATTGAACGTGCCGTCCAGCGGTTGTTCACGGAAAAATAA